The Macrobrachium nipponense isolate FS-2020 chromosome 19, ASM1510439v2, whole genome shotgun sequence genome contains a region encoding:
- the LOC135211132 gene encoding ficolin-1-like, with protein MDEKDGNAGGWTVVLLRRALSTQVNFNRGWRDYRIGFGSPDTEYWIGNDVLHALTNGAPQVLRVDMTDWDGESRYQEYSSFHVADRDHEYSLRLGTGSGTAGNAFKAHDNMRFSTPDRENDTHSSTNCAAYYKSGFWFHKCHNVTPTGPFMSKQKNVMGMTWDSFHRDRYTLQNLTFKVKPAMCYRG; from the exons ATGGACGAGAAAGACGGCAACGCAGGTGGATGGACCGTTGTCCTTCTTCGGAGAGCTCTCAGTACCCAGGTGAACTTTAACAGAGGATGGCGCGATTACAGAATTGGATTTGGGAGTCCAGACACTGAATACTGGATAG GTAACGACGTGCTCCACGCCCTCACGAACGGAGCACCCCAAGTGCTCCGGGTGGACATGACCGACTGGGACGGGGAGTCCCGGTACCAAGAGTACAGCTCCTTCCACGTCGCCGACCGAGATCACGAGTACAGCCTCCGACTGGGGACGGGATCCGGGACTGCTGGGAATGCCTTCAAAGCTCATGATAACATGCGCTTCTCCACTCCCGACAGAGAAAACGATACTCACA GTTCTACTAACTGCGCAGCTTATTACAAAAGTGGTTTCTGGTTTCACAAATGTCACAACGTGACTCCAACGGGCCCATTTATGAGCAAGCAGAAAAACGTGATGGGGATGACATGGGACTCGTTTCACCGTGACAGGTACACGCTGCAAAACCTCACCTTTAAAGTGAAGCCAGCTATGTGTTATAGAGGATGA